A window from Corynebacterium singulare encodes these proteins:
- the rplP gene encoding 50S ribosomal protein L16, with amino-acid sequence MLIPKRVKYRRQHRPSRSGVSKGGNRINFGDYAIQALEPAYITNRQIEAARIAINRHVKRGGKVWINIFPDRPLTQKPLGVRMGSGKGPVEKWVANVKPGRVLFEMTYPNEETAIEALRRAGQKLPCKVRIIKKEDQF; translated from the coding sequence ATGCTGATTCCTAAGCGTGTTAAGTACCGCCGTCAGCACCGCCCGAGCCGCTCGGGTGTGTCCAAGGGCGGTAACCGCATCAACTTCGGTGACTACGCCATCCAGGCTCTCGAGCCGGCGTACATCACCAACCGCCAGATTGAGGCCGCACGTATTGCCATCAACCGCCACGTCAAGCGTGGCGGTAAGGTCTGGATTAACATTTTCCCGGACCGTCCGCTGACCCAGAAGCCTCTCGGTGTTCGTATGGGTTCCGGTAAGGGCCCCGTCGAGAAGTGGGTTGCCAACGTCAAGCCGGGCCGCGTCCTCTTCGAGATGACCTACCCGAACGAGGAAACCGCCATCGAGGCCCTGCGCCGCGCTGGTCAGAAGCTTCCGTGCAAGGTCCGCATCATCAAGAAGGAGGACCAGTTCTAA
- the rpmC gene encoding 50S ribosomal protein L29 yields MATGTPAHEFRELDNAELETRLKDAKEELFNLRFQKATGQLTNNRRIGTVKRDIARIYTVLRERELGLSVAPGAEA; encoded by the coding sequence ATGGCTACCGGTACCCCCGCCCACGAGTTCCGTGAGCTCGACAATGCTGAGCTGGAAACCCGCCTGAAGGACGCGAAGGAAGAGCTCTTCAACCTTCGTTTCCAGAAGGCCACCGGCCAGCTGACCAACAACCGCCGCATCGGCACGGTTAAGCGCGACATTGCCCGCATCTACACCGTTCTGCGCGAGCGCGAGCTGGGCCTGTCCGTTGCTCCGGGAGCTGAGGCTTAA
- the rpsQ gene encoding 30S ribosomal protein S17 produces the protein MSEANVNTKKEKGARKTRTGIVVSDKMDKTIVVELEDRKQHALYGKIMRSNKKVKAHDEENTAGIGDRVLIAETRPLSKDKHFRLVEIVEKAK, from the coding sequence ATGAGTGAGGCAAACGTGAACACTAAGAAGGAAAAGGGCGCTCGCAAGACCCGCACCGGCATCGTTGTCTCCGACAAGATGGACAAGACCATCGTTGTCGAGCTCGAGGACCGCAAGCAGCACGCCCTCTACGGCAAGATCATGCGTTCTAACAAGAAGGTTAAGGCGCACGATGAGGAGAACACCGCCGGCATCGGCGACCGCGTTCTCATCGCCGAGACCCGCCCGCTGTCGAAGGACAAGCACTTCCGTCTCGTCGAGATCGTGGAGAAGGCTAAGTAA
- a CDS encoding carbohydrate kinase family protein encodes MDIMVCGEGLVDLVPREPGRLADLQPALGGGPFNVAVAAGRLGADVGFQSRLSTDAFGCALVDHLTNQGVDTSLVQRGDEPTTLAVCSIAEDGSATYSFYTEGTADRAVEPVLVDVPWACFGTVSLALEPGASRYAALLKELAQRGTKVALDPNIRPFFATEKHREFLLSLLPHVTLLKLSEEEVEFLGAEALEEVPVVVTTRGGEGLSVRTSSVSVQAPPVVVDVADTIGAGDTVMAALLSQLVDKDPAALTETEWQRVLHFAATAAAITVSRTGAQPPTRTEVEAKL; translated from the coding sequence ATGGACATTATGGTGTGTGGCGAAGGCCTCGTAGACCTTGTACCGCGCGAGCCTGGACGGCTGGCGGATTTACAACCGGCGTTAGGAGGCGGCCCCTTCAACGTCGCGGTAGCGGCGGGGCGTCTGGGCGCTGACGTGGGCTTCCAGTCGCGGTTGTCCACCGACGCCTTCGGGTGTGCGCTGGTGGATCATCTCACTAACCAAGGAGTTGATACTTCCCTCGTGCAGCGCGGCGACGAGCCCACAACCTTGGCGGTCTGCAGCATCGCGGAGGATGGCTCGGCCACCTACTCCTTCTATACGGAGGGCACAGCGGACCGTGCCGTGGAGCCTGTGCTTGTCGACGTCCCCTGGGCCTGCTTCGGCACCGTCTCCCTCGCCCTCGAGCCGGGCGCGTCCCGCTACGCGGCGCTGCTCAAGGAACTCGCGCAGCGTGGCACAAAGGTAGCGCTGGACCCTAATATTCGCCCCTTCTTCGCCACCGAGAAGCACCGCGAATTTCTCCTGTCGCTGCTCCCGCACGTGACTCTGCTCAAGCTCAGCGAGGAGGAAGTTGAATTCCTCGGGGCCGAGGCCCTCGAGGAAGTGCCAGTTGTGGTTACTACGCGCGGCGGTGAGGGCCTGAGCGTACGCACAAGCTCGGTGTCGGTGCAGGCTCCGCCGGTAGTCGTCGACGTTGCCGATACCATCGGCGCTGGGGACACCGTCATGGCCGCGTTGCTCTCGCAGTTGGTTGACAAGGATCCGGCGGCGTTGACAGAAACAGAATGGCAGCGCGTGCTCCACTTTGCGGCCACTGCCGCTGCCATCACTGTCTCCCGCACCGGCGCGCAGCCGCCCACCCGCACCGAGGTGGAGGCGAAACTGTGA
- a CDS encoding glycoside hydrolase family 32 protein, with the protein MNYRPHFHVSPPSGRLNDPNGIFLDGDTLHVYYQHDPYFPHAAKQTGWGHAVGSVSSPQPWRHAPDALYPVREYDAHGCYSGGAVVDGEDVWLFYTGNLKRRGVRIPSQNRVRVVEAGGPEGGIYQRDEANPLIDGPAEGFTGHYRDPQITRDAQGWRMVLGAQASDETGHVVLYRSTDLGVWSYQGPITFDVSRAELGLSPDLVPGGYMWECPNLVTLQDRATGEDKAVLVICPQGLEPVLDDATHYASSDQCGYLVGRLEGTVFHVERGFSELDYGHQFYAPQLVDKGGEAIMLGWMGLPAQDETPTVAEGWVHTLTLPRRVWLEEGWLRQEPLWDLASVPQKTAREGFGSVATLTGGEGTYVLVDSSGAESFRVEYGSGELGLTLGDDERVVPCPAGSLELIADGCAVEVFAGDGRIAAASAVFGAEDSRWRGWEVR; encoded by the coding sequence ATGAATTACCGTCCGCATTTCCACGTCTCTCCGCCGAGCGGCCGCCTTAATGACCCGAACGGGATTTTCCTCGATGGCGATACACTGCACGTCTATTACCAGCACGACCCCTATTTCCCGCACGCGGCAAAACAGACCGGTTGGGGGCACGCAGTGGGGTCGGTGAGTAGCCCGCAGCCGTGGCGTCATGCCCCGGATGCGCTGTACCCGGTGCGTGAGTATGACGCGCATGGCTGCTATTCGGGTGGCGCTGTTGTTGATGGCGAGGATGTGTGGCTGTTCTACACCGGTAACCTCAAGCGCAGGGGCGTGCGCATCCCCTCGCAGAATCGGGTGCGTGTGGTGGAGGCCGGTGGCCCGGAAGGCGGTATCTACCAGCGCGATGAGGCGAACCCCCTCATCGATGGTCCGGCTGAAGGCTTCACGGGGCACTACCGCGACCCGCAGATTACTCGTGACGCGCAGGGCTGGCGCATGGTGCTCGGTGCGCAGGCCTCCGATGAGACTGGCCACGTGGTGCTCTACCGTTCCACGGATCTGGGGGTGTGGTCCTACCAGGGGCCTATCACCTTCGATGTTTCCAGGGCCGAGCTGGGCTTGAGCCCTGACCTCGTGCCGGGTGGGTACATGTGGGAGTGTCCTAACCTTGTTACCCTGCAGGACCGCGCCACGGGTGAAGACAAAGCCGTCCTCGTCATCTGCCCTCAGGGTTTGGAGCCTGTGCTTGACGACGCCACCCATTACGCCTCCTCCGACCAGTGCGGCTACCTCGTGGGACGCCTAGAGGGCACGGTGTTCCACGTTGAGCGTGGCTTCAGCGAGCTGGACTATGGCCACCAGTTTTACGCGCCGCAGCTGGTGGATAAGGGGGGCGAAGCCATCATGTTGGGCTGGATGGGCTTGCCCGCGCAAGATGAGACTCCGACGGTTGCCGAGGGGTGGGTTCACACGCTGACGCTGCCGCGGCGCGTCTGGCTGGAAGAGGGTTGGCTGCGTCAGGAGCCGCTGTGGGACCTTGCTTCTGTGCCACAGAAGACGGCACGTGAGGGGTTCGGCTCGGTGGCTACGCTGACTGGGGGTGAGGGGACGTACGTACTCGTTGATTCCTCTGGTGCTGAGTCCTTCCGTGTTGAGTATGGCTCTGGCGAGCTAGGGTTGACCTTGGGGGATGACGAACGTGTCGTGCCCTGTCCGGCTGGTTCGCTGGAACTTATTGCGGATGGTTGTGCGGTGGAGGTTTTTGCGGGTGATGGAAGGATTGCGGCGGCGTCTGCGGTCTTTGGTGCGGAGGACAGTCGCTGGCGAGGCTGGGAAGTCCGGTAG
- a CDS encoding sucrose-specific PTS transporter subunit IIBC, with product MDHSQVAARTLAAIGGEDNIVALAHCATRLRMVLKDSKKVDTAALENDPDLKGIFEAGGMFQVIVGPGDVNIVFDQLNNLTTKDIAVSTVKLKDIAADSGNWFSRAVKILADIFVPLIPILVGGGLLMALNNVLTANGLFGEQSVIEMFPAMADVAGLINLLASAPFAFLPILVGFTATKRFGGNEFLGAGMAMAMVMPDLVNGYQVAATIEAGEMSYWNIFGLDVAQAGYQGSILPILVIAWILATIEKFLHKHLKGTVDFLLTPLLTLLVTGFITFMAVGPVLRTAGDMLGAGLNDLYTFAGPVGGFIFGLFYSPIVITGLHQSFPPIETMLWNEGGSFIFAVASMANIAQGGVALAVYFLTRSEKLKGLSGASGVSALFGITEPAIFGVNLRLRWPFYIGMGASAIASTLIALFDVKATALGAAGFIGFVSMRPEDYTQFFICAFVSLILSFGVAFAYGHYLRGKNGSIDPDEVGAGGASASAAPAVTADPNAYRVASPLAGKAIALESVSDPMFAAGKLGAGAAIEPTEGRLVSPIDGKVTVTFPSKHAYAVRGKDADGNNVDILMHIGFDTVNLKGEHFTAHVSKGDEVKAGDLLCEFDVEAIKAAGYPVTTPIVVSNSKKTGPVLPAYRPGEDITFGDALLTVDPRPASAAESAGSGSAAGSSAVPASNA from the coding sequence ATGGATCACTCACAGGTCGCGGCGCGGACACTCGCAGCCATCGGTGGCGAAGACAACATTGTGGCGCTTGCCCACTGCGCCACCCGCCTGCGCATGGTGCTCAAAGACAGCAAGAAGGTCGACACGGCCGCGTTGGAAAACGATCCGGACCTTAAAGGCATCTTTGAGGCTGGGGGCATGTTCCAGGTCATCGTTGGGCCGGGCGATGTCAACATAGTCTTTGACCAGCTCAACAACTTGACCACCAAGGACATCGCTGTCTCAACGGTCAAGCTCAAGGATATCGCGGCGGATTCCGGCAACTGGTTCTCCCGTGCGGTGAAGATCCTTGCAGACATCTTCGTGCCGCTCATCCCGATTCTGGTCGGTGGCGGTCTGCTTATGGCGCTCAACAACGTGTTGACCGCCAACGGGCTGTTCGGCGAACAGTCAGTCATCGAGATGTTCCCTGCCATGGCGGACGTTGCCGGGCTTATTAACCTGCTTGCCTCAGCCCCCTTTGCCTTCCTGCCCATTCTTGTCGGCTTCACCGCTACCAAGCGCTTTGGCGGTAACGAGTTCCTCGGCGCCGGTATGGCCATGGCCATGGTGATGCCGGACCTGGTCAACGGTTACCAGGTGGCTGCCACCATCGAGGCAGGGGAGATGTCCTACTGGAACATCTTCGGCCTCGACGTCGCGCAGGCAGGCTACCAAGGCTCCATCCTGCCCATTTTGGTCATCGCGTGGATCCTGGCCACGATTGAGAAATTCCTGCACAAGCACCTCAAGGGCACGGTGGACTTCTTGCTCACTCCGCTGCTCACGCTCCTGGTGACCGGTTTTATCACCTTCATGGCGGTGGGCCCGGTGCTGCGCACGGCCGGCGATATGCTCGGTGCTGGCCTCAATGACCTCTACACCTTTGCTGGACCGGTCGGCGGTTTCATCTTCGGTCTGTTCTACTCACCCATCGTCATCACTGGTCTTCACCAGTCCTTCCCGCCGATTGAGACGATGCTGTGGAACGAGGGCGGCTCCTTTATCTTTGCAGTGGCGTCCATGGCCAACATCGCACAGGGCGGCGTGGCCCTCGCGGTGTACTTCCTCACCCGCTCGGAGAAGCTCAAGGGCCTCTCCGGCGCCTCGGGCGTCTCCGCGCTCTTCGGTATTACTGAGCCCGCCATCTTCGGCGTGAACTTGCGCCTACGCTGGCCGTTCTACATTGGCATGGGAGCCTCAGCCATTGCTTCGACGCTCATTGCGCTTTTCGACGTCAAAGCCACCGCACTCGGCGCCGCCGGCTTCATCGGTTTCGTCTCCATGCGCCCGGAGGATTACACGCAGTTCTTCATCTGCGCCTTTGTCTCCCTGATCCTCTCCTTCGGCGTGGCCTTTGCCTACGGCCATTACCTCAGGGGCAAGAACGGCTCGATTGATCCGGATGAGGTGGGGGCTGGTGGGGCGTCGGCAAGCGCGGCTCCTGCCGTCACCGCGGACCCGAATGCCTACCGTGTGGCCTCCCCGCTGGCTGGAAAGGCCATCGCTTTGGAGTCAGTCTCAGACCCGATGTTTGCTGCTGGGAAGCTCGGCGCGGGTGCGGCGATTGAGCCCACCGAGGGGCGCCTCGTCTCCCCGATTGATGGCAAGGTCACCGTCACCTTCCCCTCCAAGCACGCTTATGCCGTTCGCGGCAAGGACGCTGATGGCAATAACGTGGACATCCTCATGCACATTGGCTTTGACACGGTAAACCTCAAAGGCGAGCACTTCACCGCGCATGTCTCCAAGGGCGATGAAGTCAAGGCTGGTGATCTTCTCTGCGAGTTCGATGTCGAGGCCATCAAGGCCGCCGGCTATCCGGTGACCACCCCGATTGTGGTGTCCAACTCCAAGAAAACCGGACCGGTACTGCCGGCGTATCGCCCAGGGGAGGACATCACCTTCGGAGATGCCCTGCTCACCGTCGACCCCCGACCGGCTTCTGCTGCTGAGTCGGCTGGCTCCGGTTCAGCTGCGGGCAGCTCCGCCGTCCCAGCCTCGAACGCCTAA
- a CDS encoding DUF559 domain-containing protein — MNNEQLFTYLDQNLIDLRALPNSDPLWKKVHADKVAKLAWCYVLPMVQWRQLKSWQQQAARAYALGLTLPKATLVGKTAALIHGIPLIVPPQEWEATLPSNSVPQRAKSRNVRYRRTDLRGKESVVHGIRVTSLERTALDIARFHGFEEGLVAVDAVRGRNVGKVWIDEELGAMGRVKGVAAARQAVAASINTAESPWESYARALIIAADYPELRSVKAQYEIGTYRADLVINGWLVVEIDGNVKYRRDIDEVILAEHRRQQDILNKGFVVLRFSPEQLNSRPEYFQKVIGEHLQRGPRR, encoded by the coding sequence ATGAACAATGAACAACTCTTTACCTACCTCGATCAGAACCTTATTGATCTTCGCGCCTTGCCCAACAGTGATCCGCTGTGGAAGAAAGTGCATGCCGACAAGGTGGCGAAACTCGCCTGGTGTTACGTACTGCCGATGGTTCAGTGGAGGCAACTCAAGTCCTGGCAGCAGCAGGCTGCACGGGCGTATGCGCTAGGGCTAACCCTGCCGAAGGCGACGCTAGTGGGGAAAACGGCAGCCCTCATCCACGGCATTCCCCTCATTGTCCCTCCCCAAGAATGGGAGGCAACGCTTCCCTCGAATTCTGTGCCACAAAGAGCTAAGTCGAGGAATGTGCGCTACCGACGCACGGATCTGCGTGGGAAAGAAAGCGTTGTTCATGGGATTCGTGTCACGTCCCTTGAGCGAACTGCACTGGACATAGCGCGCTTCCACGGATTCGAGGAGGGCCTTGTTGCCGTTGATGCGGTGCGGGGGCGAAACGTTGGGAAAGTCTGGATCGATGAAGAGTTGGGCGCGATGGGCAGGGTCAAAGGCGTCGCTGCGGCGCGTCAGGCGGTGGCGGCGAGTATCAATACCGCGGAGTCGCCGTGGGAATCTTATGCGCGTGCCCTGATTATCGCAGCCGACTATCCAGAACTGCGCTCGGTGAAAGCCCAGTACGAGATCGGGACCTATCGCGCAGACCTTGTTATTAATGGGTGGCTCGTCGTCGAGATTGATGGCAACGTGAAATATCGCCGCGATATTGATGAAGTGATTCTCGCTGAGCATCGCCGCCAGCAAGACATTCTCAATAAGGGCTTTGTTGTCCTGCGCTTCAGTCCGGAGCAACTGAACTCGCGCCCAGAATATTTTCAAAAGGTAATCGGGGAGCATCTCCAGCGCGGCCCGAGGCGCTAA
- the rplN gene encoding 50S ribosomal protein L14 produces MIQQESRLRVADNSGARELLVIRVLGGSVRRFAGIGDIVVATVKEATPGGNVKEGDVVKAVIVRAKKETRRPDGSYIAFDENAAVILKGDSEPRGTRIFGPVARELRDKRFMKIVSLAPEVI; encoded by the coding sequence GTGATTCAGCAAGAATCGCGTCTGCGCGTCGCCGACAACTCCGGTGCACGAGAGCTCCTCGTTATCCGCGTTCTCGGCGGCTCCGTACGACGTTTCGCTGGCATTGGTGACATTGTTGTCGCCACTGTCAAGGAAGCCACCCCGGGTGGCAACGTGAAGGAAGGCGATGTCGTCAAGGCCGTCATCGTCCGTGCCAAGAAGGAGACCCGTCGTCCGGACGGCTCCTACATCGCTTTCGATGAAAACGCCGCAGTTATCCTTAAGGGCGACAGTGAGCCGCGCGGTACCCGCATCTTCGGCCCGGTTGCTCGCGAGCTTCGTGACAAACGCTTCATGAAGATCGTTTCTCTCGCACCGGAGGTGATCTAG
- the rplX gene encoding 50S ribosomal protein L24 translates to MKIHKGDMVIVISGPDKGAKGKVIEAYPKREKVLVEGVNRVKKHVANSATERGAESGGIVTQEAPIHVSNVAIVDSEGNPTRVGYRFDENGKKVRIARSNGKDI, encoded by the coding sequence ATGAAGATTCATAAGGGCGATATGGTGATTGTTATTTCGGGCCCGGACAAGGGCGCGAAGGGCAAGGTCATCGAGGCATACCCGAAGCGTGAGAAGGTCCTCGTTGAGGGCGTCAACCGCGTTAAGAAGCACGTTGCTAACTCCGCTACCGAGCGTGGCGCCGAGTCCGGCGGAATCGTAACCCAGGAAGCTCCGATCCACGTGTCCAACGTTGCGATCGTCGACTCCGAGGGCAACCCGACCCGCGTGGGCTACCGTTTCGATGAAAACGGCAAGAAGGTCCGCATCGCACGTAGCAACGGGAAGGACATCTAA
- the rplE gene encoding 50S ribosomal protein L5: MSENYTPRLKTRYREEIKKALNEEFKYDNVMQIPGVTKVVVNMGVGDAARDSKLINGALEDLTAITGQKPQLRRAKKSIANFKLREGMPIGARVTLRGDRMWEFLDRLLTIALPRIRDFRGLSDQQFDGHGNYTFGLTEQTMFYEIDIDKVDRPRGMDITVVTSATNDEEGRKLLRELGFPFK, translated from the coding sequence ATGAGCGAGAACTACACTCCGCGTCTGAAGACCCGCTACCGCGAGGAAATCAAGAAGGCTCTCAACGAAGAGTTCAAGTACGACAATGTGATGCAGATTCCGGGCGTCACCAAGGTCGTTGTCAATATGGGTGTGGGCGACGCTGCCCGCGACTCCAAGCTGATCAACGGCGCACTCGAGGACCTCACCGCGATCACCGGCCAGAAGCCGCAGCTGCGTCGCGCTAAGAAGTCCATTGCTAACTTCAAGCTCCGCGAGGGCATGCCCATCGGCGCACGCGTTACCCTGCGCGGCGACCGCATGTGGGAGTTCCTTGACCGCCTGCTGACCATCGCGCTGCCGCGTATTCGCGACTTCCGCGGTCTCTCCGACCAGCAGTTCGACGGCCACGGCAACTACACCTTCGGCCTCACCGAGCAGACCATGTTCTACGAGATCGACATCGACAAGGTCGACCGCCCGCGCGGTATGGACATCACCGTTGTCACCTCCGCTACCAACGACGAGGAGGGCCGCAAGCTCCTGCGCGAGCTCGGCTTCCCGTTCAAGTAA
- a CDS encoding ABC transporter ATP-binding protein, whose product MASFLSVQHLSYGYSARAEIVRDISFNLAPGLTVLLGANGAGKSTLMQLIAGELRPPTGTIFVGGEDVRRSDSWRQRVGWVPQRNAFDPAQRAVDFVADVGWLRGLDRATARQHAVNALRIIGLEDHSTTRLRAMSGGMQRRAMVAAGIVHEPDVLLLDEPTAGLDPHHRSSLIRALRDMASNGTTVLMSTHVAADMDSADRALILHRGCIAADSSVADFIERYGSVEQGFCAVTEQATDGTQGGAAL is encoded by the coding sequence ATGGCATCCTTCCTGTCTGTCCAGCATCTCAGTTACGGCTACTCCGCCCGCGCTGAGATTGTTCGCGATATATCCTTCAACCTCGCCCCAGGGCTCACCGTCCTTCTCGGCGCAAATGGCGCGGGGAAAAGCACGCTCATGCAGCTCATCGCCGGTGAGCTACGCCCGCCGACAGGAACCATCTTCGTGGGCGGTGAAGACGTCCGCCGTTCCGACTCGTGGCGGCAACGTGTCGGCTGGGTTCCGCAACGCAATGCCTTTGATCCGGCGCAACGCGCAGTGGATTTCGTAGCAGACGTTGGCTGGCTGCGCGGACTAGACCGCGCGACAGCACGCCAGCACGCGGTCAATGCCTTGCGGATAATTGGCTTGGAGGACCACAGCACTACTCGCCTGCGCGCGATGTCCGGTGGAATGCAGCGCCGCGCCATGGTCGCGGCGGGCATTGTCCACGAGCCAGATGTACTGCTTCTCGACGAACCCACCGCGGGCCTCGACCCACACCACCGCTCCTCGCTTATCCGCGCACTGCGTGACATGGCCTCGAACGGCACCACTGTTCTCATGTCTACGCACGTCGCGGCTGATATGGACTCCGCCGATCGCGCGCTCATTCTTCATCGTGGGTGCATCGCAGCCGATTCTTCTGTTGCAGATTTCATCGAAAGGTACGGCTCCGTAGAACAAGGATTCTGCGCCGTCACCGAACAAGCTACCGATGGTACACAGGGAGGGGCTGCTTTGTGA
- a CDS encoding formate/nitrite transporter family protein codes for MSLNDAAAAAVTKKITLLDESFSRFAVRSTLAGVYLAIGTAFAAVLGMGVEKHMEGMGSLVFACLFGLGLFAIVVLGAELATGNMMYMVYGAVNKKVGWGKGLWLLVVTTVFNLVGVALFAAAMGMSAKLGDIDPNHLIATLSMGKLEKGPGGMFVEAILANFVVNMAIVGAVFAKDIVSKFFVIVPIIACFVGLGLEHVIANFCLMVLTFFCSSPLPEGFTLGAVLTNWSIVWVGNLIGGGFLIGGVYAWLNSGPDAYRD; via the coding sequence ATGTCCTTGAATGATGCTGCGGCAGCGGCGGTAACGAAAAAGATCACCTTGCTCGATGAATCCTTTTCCCGCTTTGCGGTGCGTTCTACATTGGCCGGCGTGTACCTGGCCATCGGTACGGCGTTCGCGGCGGTGCTGGGAATGGGCGTCGAGAAGCATATGGAAGGCATGGGCTCACTGGTCTTTGCCTGCTTGTTCGGCCTGGGCCTGTTTGCCATCGTCGTCCTTGGCGCGGAACTAGCCACCGGCAACATGATGTACATGGTTTACGGTGCAGTGAACAAGAAGGTCGGCTGGGGCAAGGGCCTGTGGCTGCTCGTGGTCACTACGGTGTTCAACTTGGTGGGCGTAGCGCTCTTTGCAGCGGCTATGGGTATGTCGGCGAAGCTGGGCGATATTGACCCGAATCACCTCATCGCCACACTGTCGATGGGCAAGTTGGAGAAGGGCCCCGGCGGTATGTTCGTCGAGGCCATCCTGGCTAACTTTGTGGTCAACATGGCCATTGTGGGAGCGGTCTTTGCCAAGGACATCGTGTCCAAGTTCTTCGTCATCGTGCCCATCATCGCCTGCTTCGTGGGCTTGGGTCTTGAGCACGTCATTGCGAACTTCTGCCTGATGGTGCTGACCTTTTTCTGCTCCAGCCCGCTGCCGGAGGGCTTTACCCTCGGTGCGGTGCTGACCAACTGGTCCATCGTGTGGGTCGGAAACCTCATTGGCGGCGGCTTCCTTATTGGTGGCGTGTACGCCTGGCTTAACTCTGGCCCGGACGCGTATCGCGACTAA
- the fdhD gene encoding formate dehydrogenase accessory sulfurtransferase FdhD, with protein MSGRINATFAVTKVRLDEDGHVTQVDTRGDTVAGEEPLEIRVGGQTLTTTMRTPGHDVELTHGFLHSEGHIDKASDIQEARYCAGASVDGRNPYNLLDVEFTNPHPIALTDLRLTTTTSACGVCGTSSIEALMKQTRYEIPRVPVDPGVVAKLPDALKREQKQFRKTGGIHAAGAFTLDGEPVVVREDVGRHNAADKVIGHLLMEDMLPASDLILVMSSRASFELVNKAAMAGFGMLVAVSAASSLAVETARETGMALVGFARGDRFNLYSGELSRDTRPGQS; from the coding sequence ATGAGCGGGCGCATCAACGCCACCTTTGCCGTGACCAAGGTGCGCCTCGACGAGGACGGCCACGTCACCCAGGTCGATACCCGCGGCGATACCGTCGCCGGCGAGGAGCCGCTGGAGATTCGCGTTGGTGGCCAAACGCTCACCACAACAATGCGCACTCCCGGCCACGATGTCGAACTCACCCATGGTTTTCTCCACTCCGAGGGACACATTGACAAGGCCAGCGATATCCAGGAAGCACGGTACTGCGCCGGCGCCTCCGTGGATGGTCGCAACCCCTACAATCTGCTGGACGTGGAATTCACCAATCCCCACCCGATCGCGCTGACGGACCTGCGCCTGACTACCACGACCTCCGCCTGCGGCGTATGCGGTACGTCCTCTATTGAGGCGCTCATGAAGCAGACCCGCTATGAGATTCCGCGGGTGCCGGTGGATCCGGGGGTCGTCGCCAAGCTGCCCGACGCCCTCAAGCGGGAGCAGAAGCAGTTCCGCAAAACCGGTGGCATCCACGCTGCGGGGGCCTTTACCCTCGACGGCGAACCCGTCGTCGTCCGCGAAGACGTCGGCAGGCACAATGCGGCCGACAAGGTCATCGGCCACCTGCTCATGGAAGACATGCTCCCCGCCAGCGACCTCATCCTCGTGATGAGCTCGCGCGCCAGCTTCGAACTAGTAAACAAGGCCGCCATGGCCGGTTTCGGCATGCTCGTCGCGGTCTCCGCCGCCTCCTCGCTCGCAGTCGAAACCGCCCGCGAGACCGGAATGGCGCTGGTTGGCTTTGCCCGCGGGGACCGCTTCAATCTGTATTCGGGCGAGCTTAGTCGCGATACGCGTCCGGGCCAGAGTTAA
- a CDS encoding DUF6457 domain-containing protein — translation MNEEQDPIRTAHQWLEEAAELIGVAPADATALVKELLDLTKDVAHTQSRPAAPLTAYLVGLASKDVEEARAHIATLKEALNR, via the coding sequence ATGAATGAAGAACAAGACCCCATCCGCACGGCCCACCAATGGCTCGAGGAAGCCGCTGAACTTATCGGCGTCGCACCCGCGGACGCCACCGCCCTCGTGAAGGAGCTACTTGACCTCACCAAGGACGTGGCGCATACCCAATCCCGCCCGGCTGCTCCCCTCACGGCTTACCTCGTGGGCTTGGCGTCTAAAGACGTCGAGGAGGCTCGCGCTCACATCGCTACGCTAAAGGAGGCCCTCAACCGATGA
- the rpsH gene encoding 30S ribosomal protein S8 codes for MTMTDPIADMLSRVRNASNAHHDSVSMPTSKIKANIAEILKQEGYIADYSVEGRELSLELKYNNRERSLSGLRRVSKPGLRVYAKSTELPQVLGGLGVAIISTSQGLLTDRQAQEKGVGGEVLAYVW; via the coding sequence ATGACTATGACTGATCCTATTGCCGACATGCTGTCGCGCGTGCGCAACGCAAGTAATGCGCACCACGACTCCGTGTCGATGCCGACCTCCAAGATCAAGGCGAACATCGCCGAGATCTTGAAGCAGGAAGGCTACATCGCTGACTACTCCGTCGAGGGCCGCGAGCTGTCCCTCGAGCTTAAGTACAACAACCGTGAGCGTTCCCTGTCGGGTCTGCGTCGCGTGTCTAAGCCGGGTCTGCGTGTGTACGCAAAGTCCACCGAACTGCCGCAGGTTCTGGGGGGCCTGGGCGTGGCTATCATCTCCACGTCTCAGGGTCTGCTCACCGACCGTCAGGCTCAGGAGAAGGGTGTAGGCGGAGAAGTTCTCGCCTACGTCTGGTAA